Within Mucilaginibacter inviolabilis, the genomic segment GTACCATAAAAACTGGCTCCATACGAATAGAGCCATAAGCCATATGGCTGGCAGAAAGGCAAACGGGGACCAATAAGTTGCCGCATTGATTACTTTTGGGTGTAATGGATCTGTAAGCTATTGGATATGGGTTGACACCATCCCTGAGTTGTACATCACCTTCATTCTTTGCCATACCATTTACAACAATCCGTTCTGCATTGTGCGAATCCATGGTATAAGCCGCCTTTCCTATTTCATCAGTAACAACTTCTCTTCCCTGGCAGTTGGCCTGGGTCATCACGTAAGCCCCTATCATACGCCGGGCTTCCCGTACATACAATTGTGGTGTCCAGTGTTTATTATCCAAATACTCATCTTTAGGGTATCCCCACTCCAGCATCTGCTTACGCAATTGTTCTGGCATACGAGTGTCATGACCAATAAAATAAAGCAGTCCTTTTGTATAATCCTCATGTTTTTGAATAATGACAGACCGGGTTTGATAATCGCCATCAGGGTAATCGTAATTCATGCCGATCATATCGGTTGAAAACGGGCCATTATTATTAATATCCGTTTTATGATTAGGCATCAGGTCCATTTTCAAAAACCCACCAAGGTTGTCTGTTGGTTTAATGGAGAGATATCTTAGTAAAAGCTCGTAACGGGTTGAATCATAATTAGCCGGTCTGGTAATAGCGATACGATTGCCTGGGTCATTGCTCAAGCATATCCTAAAATTATAGGCTTGTACTTTTTTATCACTGCTGCCCATTTCGGCTAATATGCCTGTGCTGATACCCCAAAGTAAACCACTTTCAGGTTTGCCTGGCATTTTATAAGGATCAACCCCATCAGGGAATTGGTGTTCATTTTTTAACTGCACACCATTAACTGTTTCATGATATGTAGCGTTTGCTTCGCGCCCGATGGTATAACTTACACCTGCTTTGGCCATTAAGTCGCCTTCGTAAGTACAGTCTATATATTGTTTAGCTTTAATGAGCTCTTTTTTTGTGTTGGCCCTGTCAGAATTCTCCAGTTCAATGGATATGATAAGATTTTGTTTTTTATTAATCTGAGTGAGCCTCTTACCATATAACGTTTTAAATGCTCCCCTTTTTGCATAATCGTTAAATAATGAATCGGCTATCCTGGGTTCAAAAGTCCATTGTTCCAGCTTACCATAATGGGTACCTATACGGCGGTAAAAATCACGAGCCAACCCTGTAACCACATACTTATTGCCAATATCAGTAAATCCCAAACCACCGGATGATAACCCTCCTAAACGATGTCCAGGCTCCACAAGAATTACTCTTTTGCCCATTTTTGAAGCTGTATAAGCCGCAATTACACCAGAAGAAGTACCTCCGTATACGCAAACATCGGTGGTAACAATGTTCGATGTTGATGTTTGGGCTTGTATAATTCCTGGCAATAACCATAAAGTCAGTGTTACAAATTTTATTAAGTTATTAATCATTGGTACAAATTGGCAAACAAGTGAAGGATTTATTAAATGTGCGTTTTTAACAACACGCACATAACCACCAATATAGGACTTACAGGTCAATAAAAAAAGCCACCCGCTAGGAGTGGCTTTCTCTTGTATTTAATAAGTATCAGGATCCAGACGTTCCAGAATCAAGTTTTATTTCCAATGATGCCCTCACATTAGCCGGCAAATTGGATAACAAAGTATAGCCTGTAGCCAGCTCTATATCTTTTACAGTTACAATATATTTTGTCCAATCGCTATTAATACTGTTAATATTGGGGGTATTTACAGCAATAACTCTTGTTGAAGCGGTTACGCGACCCAGGTCATTATCACCAACTGGTATAATAACAGCCACCTTCCATACATTACTTGGAACATTAACATGACCATTATTGATGGTAGTTGCAGATCCATTTGAACCTGTACCACCCGTACCGTAGCTACCCATAATAATATATACCTCGTTACCTAAAACCACCTGCTCGCGCAGGTAATTTTCCAGGTTGCCCCAGGTTTGCTGATTATTCTGCGGAGCCTGAGGTATCATATTGGTCATTAAAAATGTAGCTGAATTGGCATCAGTTGAACTTGTTCTATCGGCCGAAGGACAATTATGCCCCCTATCGAACCCACTACCAGAGTAACTGTTATCATTAACCATATACCAGTTTGCCGGCAAGCTTGCCCAGCCTGCAAAGTTATTTAACCTGGCAGAAGCACCGGTGATATTAGTAGCATCCAAATGCCAGCTAACCCAATTCGGTTCGCCCTTGGTAGCATTGTATGATTCTGTATAATATTTCTGATCGATAAGATAGTTATCCATGGAGGCGGTGCTGCTTTGAGCGTTCGATGGGTTACCAAATAACAGGTCGCTGTTGTCGCCAGTTGAGGGTGGAGCATCCGTGCCTGCCGTTACATCTCTTGGTGTTGATGCAGGAGCTGTTGTTGAACCGCCACCATCGTCACCCCCATTGTCGGGCGTACCTACAACAATGCCAGGATCACCTTTACCTTTAAAGGTAATATCATCGATATTTATCCGATTTGTAGTACTTGTTCCTGTTCTCTTAATTTCAAAACGTACCTTACCTGTCACACTTACCTTAAACGAGTCAGTGACCAGTGTTGTATTGTTTTCGTTGATATCGTTTCCGACCTGTGTATAAGTTTTACCCCCATCAACAGACATTAACAGTTGCCAAACTGAAGCGGCGTCTGAACCATATTTGGCATGTTTGATATATAAGGTGTTAAGACCATTGATATCAAAATTCATAGCGATATCACCGGCGCGTATTCGTACTGCCCAGGAACCATCTTTTACATCAGCAGCAAGGTTACCTAAAACGGCGTCATTAAAATTCCAACTGCCGGTAAGTAAGGTTACATCTGCCGCAGCGTATCCAGGTTTCTTACCTTGTTCGAAGGTCTCGGTGATACTATACGATGGAATTACAGGTGGTTTAACCGTAGTTGTGTCCCCGGGTTTGGTAGGCGGCGTGTCTGTTGATTTTTTTGAACAGCTTGCTAT encodes:
- a CDS encoding FAD-dependent oxidoreductase, whose product is MINNLIKFVTLTLWLLPGIIQAQTSTSNIVTTDVCVYGGTSSGVIAAYTASKMGKRVILVEPGHRLGGLSSGGLGFTDIGNKYVVTGLARDFYRRIGTHYGKLEQWTFEPRIADSLFNDYAKRGAFKTLYGKRLTQINKKQNLIISIELENSDRANTKKELIKAKQYIDCTYEGDLMAKAGVSYTIGREANATYHETVNGVQLKNEHQFPDGVDPYKMPGKPESGLLWGISTGILAEMGSSDKKVQAYNFRICLSNDPGNRIAITRPANYDSTRYELLLRYLSIKPTDNLGGFLKMDLMPNHKTDINNNGPFSTDMIGMNYDYPDGDYQTRSVIIQKHEDYTKGLLYFIGHDTRMPEQLRKQMLEWGYPKDEYLDNKHWTPQLYVREARRMIGAYVMTQANCQGREVVTDEIGKAAYTMDSHNAERIVVNGMAKNEGDVQLRDGVNPYPIAYRSITPKSNQCGNLLVPVCLSASHMAYGSIRMEPVFMVLGQSAAVAADMAINQKSTVQQVNIKQLQGELKNNPLADGSTPEILVDNDDATGVIKNGDWKQINNGGYGPSYLVNTKSASAWVQFIPAISKAGKYRVYVYFPKLQNASTITNVELFNGVKRINTVINTKDMMVTGQTSGEWLWIGDSSFAPGKEASVKISNARANGAVVADAVLFVPAK
- a CDS encoding DNA/RNA non-specific endonuclease, which translates into the protein MIKIQNLLLGFALVLTIASCSKKSTDTPPTKPGDTTTVKPPVIPSYSITETFEQGKKPGYAAADVTLLTGSWNFNDAVLGNLAADVKDGSWAVRIRAGDIAMNFDINGLNTLYIKHAKYGSDAASVWQLLMSVDGGKTYTQVGNDINENNTTLVTDSFKVSVTGKVRFEIKRTGTSTTNRINIDDITFKGKGDPGIVVGTPDNGGDDGGGSTTAPASTPRDVTAGTDAPPSTGDNSDLLFGNPSNAQSSTASMDNYLIDQKYYTESYNATKGEPNWVSWHLDATNITGASARLNNFAGWASLPANWYMVNDNSYSGSGFDRGHNCPSADRTSSTDANSATFLMTNMIPQAPQNNQQTWGNLENYLREQVVLGNEVYIIMGSYGTGGTGSNGSATTINNGHVNVPSNVWKVAVIIPVGDNDLGRVTASTRVIAVNTPNINSINSDWTKYIVTVKDIELATGYTLLSNLPANVRASLEIKLDSGTSGS